A genomic window from Candidatus Saccharibacteria bacterium includes:
- a CDS encoding AI-2E family transporter, producing MKDTKVTVDTGTFIRFWLVILGFAGVIGFVWLAQGPLVIVAISFFLALVLNRPVSWLARHLPGKSRAFATLVAYLMILAIIILVFFNVVPVFVKQLANFLGDFPHIVESLQKNTLWLGDFLAKYNLTNQYHDWLNGLQKEAASAAGAIGGSFVGLLNGLVGATVNSIFVAVLTFLMLIEGPAWEEKYWRLAYTDDKKRKYHQAVARKISNVVTGYMSGQITVALISATLTAIAVVILSLIFGFELSLAWPAWTIIFVMTFVPMFGAIIGGGVVTLLLLIYSWPAALIYLAYFIIEQQIENNLIAPHIQSKKLNLSALVILIAILLGLNVGGLLGALVAIPVAGSLVVLAKEAFYSRRRKLKAENAIIEADDEDLAPVFDIQREFVRIRLPKISFRRNK from the coding sequence ATGAAAGATACGAAAGTAACAGTCGATACAGGAACGTTTATCAGGTTTTGGTTAGTCATCTTGGGTTTTGCAGGGGTAATTGGGTTTGTTTGGTTGGCACAAGGTCCGTTGGTGATCGTGGCGATTTCGTTTTTCCTCGCCCTAGTTTTGAATCGCCCAGTTTCCTGGTTAGCACGGCATTTGCCGGGTAAATCGCGCGCATTTGCAACGTTGGTAGCGTATCTCATGATTCTGGCGATTATCATCTTGGTATTTTTCAATGTTGTGCCGGTTTTTGTGAAACAGCTCGCGAACTTTCTCGGTGATTTCCCGCATATCGTAGAATCATTACAGAAAAATACGCTGTGGCTGGGCGATTTCCTCGCTAAATATAATTTGACTAATCAATATCATGACTGGTTGAACGGTTTGCAAAAAGAAGCTGCCAGCGCGGCCGGCGCTATCGGCGGCTCGTTTGTCGGCCTATTAAACGGTTTAGTCGGCGCGACGGTTAACAGTATTTTTGTGGCCGTGCTAACGTTCCTGATGCTGATTGAGGGGCCGGCCTGGGAGGAAAAATACTGGCGACTCGCCTATACTGATGACAAGAAACGCAAATATCATCAGGCGGTGGCCCGCAAGATTTCCAATGTGGTAACTGGCTACATGAGTGGTCAAATCACGGTGGCGTTGATCAGTGCGACATTGACGGCCATCGCGGTTGTGATCTTGAGCCTGATCTTTGGCTTTGAACTATCGTTAGCTTGGCCGGCCTGGACGATCATATTCGTTATGACTTTCGTACCGATGTTTGGCGCTATCATCGGTGGCGGCGTTGTGACCTTGCTGTTACTCATCTACTCGTGGCCGGCGGCTCTAATCTATCTGGCCTACTTTATCATCGAGCAACAGATTGAAAACAATTTAATCGCGCCACATATCCAGTCAAAGAAATTGAACCTGTCGGCTCTAGTCATCTTGATCGCAATCCTCCTCGGTTTGAATGTCGGTGGGCTACTCGGCGCGCTAGTAGCGATTCCTGTAGCTGGTAGTTTGGTGGTTCTCGCCAAAGAAGCGTTCTATTCTCGCCGCCGCAAGCTCAAAGCTGAAAATGCCATTATCGAGGCTGATGACGAAGATCTAGCGCCAGTGTTTGACATTCAGCGTGAATTTGTCAGGATCCGTTTGCCAAAAATCTCGTTCCGACGTAATAAATAA
- the tgt gene encoding tRNA guanosine(34) transglycosylase Tgt: protein MINKPFSFEITARGGAEFPLARAGVIKTPHGDIKTPTFTVVGTHAEVKFLPPENLRSIGVQAVLSNGYHLLRRAVMIDADGGLAKFSGWNGPTLTDSGGFQVMSLGSGLGKIVSMDQKDEMITERLTRKEERLAIVDDEGVEFRDPFSSRIIKFTPEMSIATQHKLGADVMMAFDELTSISDSYEYNIEALERTRLWAERSLREHARQTAMRADKPYQALYGVLQGGHWQDLREKAARDLAAMSIDNWQFDGFGLGGAFEKETLGETLAWMTRILPENKPRHLLGLSKPDDIFAGVENGADTFDCVAPTREARHGRIYTLDGDINLKRSELKDDQRLLDTECDCPTCVAGMNRASLREKLKSLDMNDRSEAMTLLSQHNVRFIIRLMEQTRESLTSGSFADFRDVWLKRYYN from the coding sequence ATGATAAACAAACCCTTTTCCTTTGAGATTACCGCACGTGGCGGTGCGGAGTTTCCGTTAGCTCGGGCTGGGGTGATCAAAACACCGCACGGCGATATCAAAACGCCGACATTCACTGTTGTGGGGACGCACGCCGAGGTGAAGTTTTTGCCACCAGAAAATCTGCGTTCGATCGGCGTGCAGGCGGTACTGTCGAATGGCTATCATTTGCTGCGTCGGGCAGTCATGATCGACGCTGACGGTGGATTGGCGAAGTTTAGTGGCTGGAATGGACCAACTCTGACCGATAGCGGCGGATTCCAGGTGATGTCGCTCGGATCGGGACTCGGAAAGATTGTATCGATGGACCAAAAGGACGAGATGATCACCGAGAGGCTAACTCGCAAAGAGGAACGGTTAGCAATAGTCGATGACGAGGGCGTCGAATTCCGAGACCCCTTTTCTAGCCGTATTATCAAATTCACGCCGGAAATGTCGATTGCGACGCAGCATAAATTAGGCGCCGATGTTATGATGGCGTTCGACGAATTGACAAGCATTAGCGACAGTTACGAATATAATATTGAGGCTTTGGAGCGAACACGGCTCTGGGCGGAGCGAAGCCTGCGCGAGCATGCGCGCCAGACCGCTATGCGTGCGGACAAACCATACCAGGCGCTCTATGGGGTTCTCCAGGGTGGTCATTGGCAAGATTTACGCGAAAAAGCAGCGCGTGATCTAGCGGCGATGTCTATAGATAATTGGCAATTCGACGGGTTTGGTTTGGGCGGTGCGTTTGAAAAGGAAACCTTGGGCGAAACGCTGGCTTGGATGACGCGAATTTTACCGGAGAACAAGCCGCGGCATTTATTGGGATTATCCAAGCCAGATGATATTTTTGCCGGTGTCGAAAACGGTGCGGACACGTTTGATTGCGTGGCGCCGACGCGCGAGGCACGTCATGGTCGGATCTATACATTAGATGGTGATATAAATCTGAAACGATCAGAGTTGAAGGACGATCAGAGACTGCTCGATACGGAATGCGATTGTCCAACCTGTGTGGCCGGAATGAATCGAGCTAGTCTGCGTGAGAAATTGAAATCCCTCGACATGAATGATAGATCAGAGGCGATGACGCTCCTATCGCAACACAACGTTCGGTTCATTATTAGGTTGATGGAGCAAACTAGAGAGTCGCTGACTAGCGGAAGCTTCGCAGATTTTCGTGATGTGTGGCTGAAACGTTATTATAACTAG
- the pyrD gene encoding dihydroorotate dehydrogenase (quinone), translating into MIAAGSVVQRVGFLRGLMRWSWAYQNPDRLSQTLCGLEFQNPLGLSAGLDKNFEIAGVVSSIGFGQMEGGSITFHPCAGNPKPWFYRLPKSKSLVVNAGLANHGARRILARLGRYKQNQLGDMRINVSVAYTNDKQTCTEGEAIADYIGSLKLIKKSRKADLVTLNISCPNTYGGEPFTTPFKLGRLLAAVDDLKLDMPVFVKMPIDKTDDEFADLIAVILKHNIAGVTISNLFKDRTKVTLADKLPDSVPGNLSGKPTFDRSNQLIKLARQRAGNKLVISGVGGVFSAEDAYTKIRSGANLVQMVTALMFEGPQIVGQINRGLVKLLERDGFSNVAEAVGVDIK; encoded by the coding sequence ATGATAGCTGCTGGTTCGGTCGTGCAGCGCGTTGGTTTCCTGCGCGGTTTGATGCGTTGGTCGTGGGCTTATCAAAACCCTGACAGGTTATCGCAAACACTGTGCGGATTAGAGTTTCAAAACCCTCTCGGATTATCAGCTGGTCTCGACAAGAATTTTGAAATTGCTGGCGTAGTTAGCTCGATTGGCTTTGGTCAAATGGAGGGCGGCTCGATCACTTTTCATCCTTGTGCCGGTAACCCGAAACCGTGGTTCTATCGTTTACCAAAATCCAAATCACTGGTTGTGAATGCGGGTCTCGCTAATCACGGCGCTCGACGGATTTTGGCTCGGCTGGGGCGCTACAAACAAAACCAGCTGGGCGATATGCGGATAAACGTTTCCGTGGCGTATACCAACGATAAACAGACCTGCACGGAGGGCGAAGCTATCGCGGATTACATCGGTTCGTTGAAGCTCATAAAAAAGAGCCGCAAAGCTGACCTGGTGACACTGAATATCTCCTGCCCTAACACCTATGGTGGCGAACCGTTCACAACACCGTTCAAGCTAGGGCGACTACTCGCTGCGGTGGATGATCTGAAACTGGATATGCCGGTTTTCGTCAAGATGCCGATTGATAAAACTGACGACGAGTTTGCAGACTTGATCGCCGTGATTCTGAAACATAATATTGCTGGGGTGACTATCTCGAATCTATTCAAGGACCGTACGAAAGTAACATTAGCTGATAAATTGCCAGATTCTGTACCCGGAAATCTGTCGGGTAAACCAACCTTTGATCGTAGCAATCAACTCATTAAACTTGCCAGGCAGCGAGCCGGCAATAAATTAGTGATCAGCGGCGTAGGCGGCGTATTTTCGGCCGAGGATGCCTATACCAAGATCCGATCCGGCGCTAATTTGGTGCAAATGGTCACCGCCTTGATGTTCGAAGGCCCGCAAATCGTCGGCCAAATTAACCGCGGTCTCGTCAAATTACTCGAGAGAGATGGTTTTTCTAATGTGGCCGAAGCGGTTGGTGTTGATATTAAATGA
- a CDS encoding glycogen/starch/alpha-glucan phosphorylase codes for MSGQPKTDNDLIEDVAEFYSAIDRGSLTHKISAERPYVYTTMEIYDASNGIRGAGGLGVLAADTRRVAESLDIPFVMLTPFYREERHQEMNDLEPHNILVPKQPTDFGFEKVGETAIRVTGKPDSVLDIYQKILGSTRFLTMGEDSFGQLYSGDPSSEHRLYQMVSLGFSGYAALKMLGLKPAVIQLNETATVFAAVARLDELCRNGMGIYEAIVYVRKHTLYTNHTLVQAAESEFSYEQFEQFVFPNISSPALKHFIGGLFRNGKLRLSNLTIELAEAKNGVSRLHAKIAEYRDLSGERVEFRAITNGIDLNTWVMPEMLDFYKQNNIVDKFNMPSETFRDQLESISAADIRKIKQLGRKRLNEELEHRRDQYGEVVQIPDDALLFEFKRRFVEYKRPWMPFEDIDELKSILLDSGAHYIMAGMMAGNVGEGDSTYDRLQAMLKTIADDPILRERVHYITDYDESLSYAMSIGSDVSINVPEVGLEACGTSFMKDIINMTILISTNDGGVADLDPPSVLTVSGDTYQEEVVSLYSNMRIACAAVRDETKWAAEVTRQISGYLPIICGSRMIRDYLRFLFKTN; via the coding sequence ATGAGTGGGCAACCAAAAACAGATAATGATTTGATTGAAGATGTTGCGGAATTTTATTCTGCGATTGATCGCGGCAGCTTGACGCACAAAATTAGCGCTGAGCGTCCATACGTCTACACAACGATGGAGATCTACGACGCCAGCAATGGCATCCGCGGCGCCGGCGGCTTGGGGGTTCTCGCGGCCGATACGAGGCGTGTCGCCGAGAGTTTAGACATTCCGTTTGTGATGCTGACGCCGTTCTACCGCGAAGAGCGTCACCAGGAAATGAATGACCTGGAGCCACATAATATCTTGGTGCCGAAACAGCCGACTGATTTTGGTTTTGAAAAGGTCGGCGAAACCGCTATTAGAGTAACGGGTAAACCTGATTCGGTATTAGACATTTACCAAAAAATTCTCGGCTCAACGAGATTCCTCACTATGGGCGAAGACAGCTTTGGTCAACTCTATAGCGGCGATCCGTCGAGTGAACATCGCCTGTATCAAATGGTGTCGCTAGGTTTTAGCGGCTACGCAGCCCTAAAAATGCTAGGTTTGAAACCTGCCGTCATCCAGCTCAATGAAACTGCCACTGTATTTGCTGCCGTGGCACGTCTCGATGAGCTATGTCGCAACGGCATGGGGATTTACGAAGCCATCGTCTATGTCCGCAAACACACGCTCTACACCAACCACACACTGGTCCAGGCGGCTGAGAGCGAGTTTTCCTACGAGCAGTTCGAACAGTTTGTCTTTCCTAATATCTCATCGCCGGCCCTCAAACATTTCATTGGTGGCCTATTCCGAAACGGCAAATTACGCCTCAGTAATCTGACGATCGAACTAGCCGAAGCCAAAAACGGCGTCAGTCGGCTCCACGCCAAAATCGCTGAATATCGCGATCTGAGCGGTGAGAGGGTTGAGTTCCGCGCCATCACGAACGGTATCGATCTGAATACGTGGGTTATGCCAGAAATGTTAGATTTTTATAAACAGAATAATATCGTTGACAAGTTCAATATGCCGAGCGAAACCTTCCGCGATCAATTAGAATCAATCTCCGCTGCGGACATTAGAAAGATCAAGCAGCTCGGTCGCAAACGCCTCAACGAAGAGCTCGAGCATCGCAGAGACCAATACGGCGAGGTCGTGCAGATCCCAGACGATGCTCTGTTATTCGAATTCAAACGACGCTTTGTCGAATACAAACGACCCTGGATGCCATTCGAAGACATCGATGAATTGAAATCCATCTTGCTCGATAGCGGCGCTCACTATATCATGGCTGGCATGATGGCGGGGAACGTGGGCGAGGGCGACTCGACCTACGATCGCCTCCAGGCCATGCTCAAAACCATCGCTGACGACCCGATTTTGCGCGAACGCGTTCACTACATTACCGACTATGACGAGAGCTTGTCATACGCCATGTCAATCGGTAGCGATGTCTCGATCAACGTCCCCGAGGTCGGTCTAGAGGCCTGCGGTACATCGTTCATGAAAGACATCATCAATATGACGATCCTAATTTCAACTAATGACGGCGGTGTCGCCGATCTCGATCCGCCATCCGTGTTAACGGTTTCTGGCGACACATATCAAGAAGAAGTCGTGTCGCTCTATTCCAATATGCGTATCGCCTGTGCCGCCGTGCGGGACGAAACCAAATGGGCTGCAGAAGTCACGCGTCAAATATCGGGCTATCTGCCGATCATTTGTGGTTCACGCATGATCCGTGATTACCTGCGATTCCTGTTCAAGACTAACTAA
- a CDS encoding DHH family phosphoesterase: MLNDEQREIINKAQTILVIQAENPDGDSLGSALALEEIFGAMGKQVSLHCPVQIPTYLRHISGWDRVTPDFPNNADLAIVVDTSSKILLSKTLDNPIARAFLESKPVIVFDHHVSVEPDLPFNANYIVSQTAVATGELIYDLAVEENWPINAQAASHLFISIQADSLGLTTAATTAESFATCAELVRLGAVPADIEAARRELMKKSPEILKYKGQLIERIEYFNDGRTALINIPFDEIHEYSNQYNPTMLVLDEMRLVIGVDVAIGVKTYPDGKLTGKLRSNIPVSHFAAKYFGGDGHPFASGFRIYESYDEFLPELVQCMEKVYVEYDAEHPREIDQSANSAGSGSFRIKEAR, encoded by the coding sequence AGTGATCCAGGCCGAGAATCCTGACGGCGATTCGCTAGGATCAGCCCTAGCACTCGAGGAGATTTTTGGCGCCATGGGCAAACAAGTTTCACTCCATTGCCCGGTACAAATTCCAACCTATTTGCGCCACATTAGCGGCTGGGACAGGGTAACTCCTGATTTTCCAAACAATGCCGATCTAGCAATTGTCGTCGACACTTCATCGAAAATCTTGCTATCAAAGACGCTCGATAATCCGATCGCTCGGGCTTTTCTAGAGTCAAAACCGGTCATCGTTTTCGATCATCACGTCAGCGTCGAACCAGATTTGCCGTTTAACGCTAATTACATCGTCAGCCAAACCGCCGTGGCCACCGGCGAACTGATTTACGACCTAGCGGTAGAAGAAAACTGGCCGATCAATGCGCAGGCCGCCTCTCATCTATTCATATCGATCCAAGCCGATAGTCTAGGACTCACCACGGCCGCAACAACCGCTGAAAGCTTTGCCACATGCGCAGAACTCGTCCGACTCGGCGCCGTGCCAGCCGATATCGAGGCTGCTAGGCGTGAACTCATGAAAAAATCGCCGGAAATCCTCAAATACAAAGGTCAATTGATCGAACGAATTGAATATTTCAACGACGGCCGCACTGCGCTCATCAACATACCCTTTGACGAGATTCATGAATACAGCAATCAATACAATCCAACGATGCTGGTACTCGACGAAATGCGCCTCGTGATCGGTGTTGATGTCGCCATCGGCGTCAAGACCTATCCTGACGGCAAACTAACTGGAAAACTACGTTCTAATATACCGGTATCTCATTTTGCCGCCAAATACTTTGGCGGCGACGGCCATCCGTTCGCCTCGGGCTTTCGCATTTATGAGAGTTACGATGAGTTCCTGCCCGAACTCGTTCAATGCATGGAAAAGGTCTACGTCGAATACGATGCCGAACACCCTCGCGAAATAGACCAATCTGCAAATAGCGCTGGCTCTGGTAGCTTTAGAATAAAGGAGGCTCGATGA
- a CDS encoding cysteine--tRNA ligase, whose protein sequence is MKLLNTRTKRIDDLKPLDDSNIVRIYSCGPTVYNHAHIGNLSAYIFADMLRRTVQLAGYDTKHVMNFTDVDDKTIRDSAMNYPDLDPMQALTKLTRHYEHIFLDEMQEIGNDTKSLTFVRATESIDGMKTLIADLARQGIAYVADDGVYFSINKYRENRNYGQLSHIELADDTRSRINNDEYDKDSAQDFALWKTQKSGEPAWPFQIGDVDLTGRPGWHIECSVMSVGELGQPFDIHTGGIDLIFPHHENEIAQSTAGDQPELYANFFVHNEHLLVDGVKMAKSKHNFYTLVDVKEHGFDPLDFRMLILQSHYGSASNFSWDNLTAAQNRRRNWRNKAELRWQLPDSGDDGQVEIVNNLLDQASAAMQDNLDTPNALKYIDEAFDQLKYDNLSHFALDNLISFIDNYLGLSIRNTTPDIAEIDKEKIRARSEAKENKDFARADQIRDELLSNNLTLNDSSNQTIWARE, encoded by the coding sequence ATGAAACTATTGAACACTAGAACCAAAAGAATCGATGATCTAAAGCCGCTAGACGATAGCAACATTGTTCGGATCTATTCCTGTGGCCCGACAGTTTATAATCACGCTCATATTGGCAATCTGAGCGCCTATATATTTGCCGATATGTTGCGCCGAACAGTGCAGTTGGCTGGATACGACACAAAACATGTCATGAACTTTACCGACGTTGATGACAAAACCATTCGTGATTCGGCGATGAACTATCCTGATCTAGACCCTATGCAAGCTCTAACAAAATTAACTCGTCATTACGAACATATATTCCTCGATGAAATGCAGGAGATTGGTAACGATACCAAATCTCTGACATTCGTGCGAGCTACCGAATCAATTGACGGTATGAAAACTCTTATTGCCGACCTAGCACGACAGGGAATTGCCTATGTTGCAGACGACGGCGTGTATTTTTCAATCAATAAATACCGCGAGAATAGGAACTATGGTCAATTATCACATATCGAACTGGCAGATGATACTAGATCTCGCATCAACAATGATGAGTACGACAAAGATTCTGCTCAGGATTTTGCCCTCTGGAAAACGCAAAAATCGGGCGAGCCAGCTTGGCCGTTTCAGATCGGCGACGTTGACCTGACAGGTCGACCTGGTTGGCATATTGAATGCTCCGTCATGAGCGTCGGCGAACTTGGTCAGCCCTTTGACATTCACACCGGCGGTATCGACCTAATATTCCCGCATCACGAAAACGAAATCGCTCAGAGTACGGCCGGCGATCAGCCTGAACTCTATGCCAACTTCTTTGTTCATAACGAACATCTGCTGGTTGATGGCGTCAAAATGGCGAAAAGCAAACACAACTTTTACACGTTGGTTGATGTCAAGGAACATGGTTTCGACCCGTTAGATTTCCGCATGCTGATTTTGCAGAGCCATTACGGTAGCGCCAGTAATTTTAGCTGGGATAACCTGACCGCCGCGCAAAATCGCCGCCGTAATTGGCGCAACAAAGCCGAGCTGCGATGGCAGCTGCCAGATTCTGGCGACGATGGTCAGGTCGAAATCGTGAATAACTTGCTCGACCAGGCAAGCGCCGCCATGCAGGACAATCTCGATACGCCAAACGCCCTGAAATACATCGACGAGGCCTTCGATCAGCTAAAATACGACAATCTGAGCCATTTCGCGCTCGATAACCTGATTAGCTTTATCGATAACTATCTGGGGCTCAGCATCCGAAACACCACGCCCGACATCGCTGAAATTGACAAGGAAAAGATCCGGGCACGTTCCGAGGCAAAGGAAAACAAAGATTTTGCCCGCGCCGACCAGATACGCGACGAGCTGCTATCAAATAACTTGACGCTAAACGACTCGAGCAACCAGACTATCTGGGCCAGAGAATAA